Below is a genomic region from Vitis riparia cultivar Riparia Gloire de Montpellier isolate 1030 chromosome 16, EGFV_Vit.rip_1.0, whole genome shotgun sequence.
TAAGGAAACATGCACCCATGTACTGGTATTAAAATACAATACAAGAACAACAATCCCATCATCCACTGGATTTTAAATTCCCTTACCTCATTCAGAATTTcctcttccttcttcttcttcatcttcttcttccccatctTCTCAGCAGATGAAGCCGAGTCGTCAAGACCTAACACTGATTTCAACTTAAGATACCTCACCATTGGCAGTGTTATAGATAAGAGTATCCAAGCAATATAAATAGGACTTATCTATGGAAACGATCTGTGGTTTCCATGATCAGAAACTGACAACATAAGGAGGCTGTGTATTTCTCACTATAAGAGGAAATTGTATGGGCTTTAAGTGTGTTGTAGAAGTGAAGAGATGGAGAAAGTACTCACCGGAAGGTTAAGAATTGGTGGGGGGTGTGGAATTCGTTTCTGATGATCCAACAACTATTTCTTCAAGGGCCTCCATGTCGATGGTCATGTCTTCTTCAATGTCTGCTTCTTCCACCTCAGTCATTATTTCATCTTTGTCTCCTTGCGTTGGTTCAGCTTCAACCCCATTTTGAACCAAATCATGGTGCTGCACTGGTTCTTCGCTTCCTTTCTCTGGTGGTTCATCTGGTTTTTGCACCAGTGTTGGTGGATATGGGTCGGTGCAGATGGCCAAAGTCGATGTCACCAACAAAttctataaaaagtaaaaaagtaaaacttATGTCATCGAGTCGAGTGTCATAactgaatttaaaataaaagagcaAATAAACTTTCATTAGGAGTTGCACTTCGTAAGTAGATGATTTTTAAGTCATTAGACCTAGTAGTAGTAAAATGTGGAGCCACTCATAATTCcaccattttcaaaatttctccaaTGTGTTTGATGTTTTGGAATTCATTAACATGGAATCCTCCTCCCTGCCTTTGCCATTCAGTTTTATCCTCAGGATGAACCCAATTCCTCCTATATGATTGTTCCTTCTAATATAATAAGGTTTGATTCAGACAAGAAATAAATATCAAAGTTTTTCAAAACGAAGAGAAACTCGTCAAGAAACTTTGATGGATATCTTGTAACAtgtaaaaaaatggaaattaataATCCTAGATGCCCATGTGAAAGGTCAATAGGAAATAGGAACAATTCCCATCACTGAGAAGATGGCCTCAGAGTGGATACCATTTGAAGTCAAAAAGCAAGCTGAAAACCAAATCCCAAACATCATGATGGACCAACATATCCATGAAAtcattgtaaataaaaatttattgagctttttcacaaataaattattctttttaattgaaGAATCCATAAAAAGGTttagaaaaaccaaaatataatattcaacAACCTACAGAATCATTCTTAATAAAGAGCTCTCCTGGATCCAAGACATAAAACTTCCAAGTTAACCACCAAGCTcaagaatgaagaaaattttgctATAGAGCCATCTTTTCCTCTGTGAATGCTAAAGGTTCATGAGTATGGCATGTATGGGTTGGTTTATGTTATGATCGTTGATTTTTTATGGCAGGGATTTCAAAGAGCATAAATCCCATTGTAGAATATACCTTTCCTATCAAAGAAATGGGCAGCAAAAGATGGGGGTCAGTTACATAAGAGAgttaataatttatgatttttaatggGAGGGATTTCAAAGAGCAGAAATCTCGTTGTATAACATACTTTTCCTATCAAGAAATGGGCAGCAAAAGATGGGGGGTCAGTTAATTAAGAGAGTTAATAATTTAGAAACATTGGTTCCCGTGAACCAAGAAGTGTACTATTTTGACTCTCTGTAGTCTGGTTTGGGGCTTGAgcaaatattagattttttggAATAAGAAGATTGCTTGGATAATTTAAAGATGATGAAATAAGAGCCAGTGAAAGAGCAATGGCACAAAACAGTTTATTTGATTCCTCAGCATTGGAGATGATGGAATTATTTTTGAGAGACTCATCTAATCTCTGCCTCAGATAATTTAAAGCTCAAATTCTACAAGGACAATGATCCAACAATtcaaaaggaaatatataaatacTATGCCACTGTAGATGGTCGTCGGCATACCTTTTCTAGTGCTAGAGCAAGCTTTGAAAGATACGGATAAATGCTTTGTGCATCCAATAGGATCTGcatgatataaattttaaataagacaGGCAGCAATTTTACATGCATgcattcaatatatatattgtatggGATGATGCTATCATGCTATGTAAATCTGAAGTTACAAGAGATGCATAAAATGAGTGACCCATTATGCCCTCTTCCAAGAGGAGAACATTCGGGAAAGGGATTCAAAAGAAGAAATCCAAATTAGAGAAAATTCAGAAGTGCTAAGAATCAACTGTGAGATAAATGCCATTGTCCTGAAGAGTAATGCTAGGACAACCCAAGGCGTAGTGCCCccaaaaaaagagaaacaaagtTTGTAGTCACCTCACAAAGCCTCTGCAAGGTAAATGGAGGTCCTTCAATAAAGCTAAGAAGAACTGCAAAGCAGAATAATTTAATGTGAGGACTTTCACAAAAAAGAACTGGATGAAAGGATACATCTTCCTAAGTTCTCAAAATCAGCAAAACTCTACAACTGGTGAATTACTTGGGTTCACACCACAAACCTTCATATTAGACCTGTGTGACACTCCCATAATGACCACCATTCTAACTAAAGGAATTATTTGGGCTCCATCAAATGCAACTCTTTGTAACCAATCAACTAGAACTACTGGAAATACTTGGCCACGTGGCCTTCATATCAACAACTTGGGCACCTCTAGACCAATGCCagatcattttcatatttttattgttaatgaTGGGTTGAGATTTGGAATATCTTCCtttaggtttgaaaacatgtgcCTCAAGGAGGAGGTTTCAGCGCTTTGATCAGATGCTGGTGGAATAACTATCATTTTAAAGGGGCCAAGTTTCATTTTTAGCTGATAACTTGAAGGTCTTGGAGATAAACCTGAAAAAACGGAATGCAGATGTGGCTAGTAATGTGGTGGTCTGTTGAGCATGAAACATAGAGCTGATGAAGTGGTGATTTGAAGAAATAAGATGGGACACTCTCTGATATAGAGGCAGGTTTTAAGAGTTAGCTTTATAGGAACATCAAAAAGTTGCAGACTTCAAGGGTCTTCATTAGAGGCAGAAATCTAAGGCCACAAGGCCTTAAGGCTGGCAATAGGAAcaacaaatttttttcataaagttgCAACTGCCCATAGGAAAACAGATCATCTCAGCAGGATCATGATCTAAGGTACTTGGTTTTCTGAGGCCAAGAACATAAAGAAGGGGATGACTTCTTTTTCCAACGAATACCAAAGGGTTTGAAGACTGGCATTGAGGGGGAAGACCTGGCATTGAGGGGCTAAACCTCAGAACTTGTTTCAAATTTCCATACTATACTCGTTGAGGATGGGCAAATTCTTGATGCAGCTCTTAATCACAAATGGGGCTATTGATTCTAGATTAAAAATGTTCCAGGCGGGGATTGCCTCTCAAATTGGCTATAAAACGCCTATGGGCATGTTTATTGACACTTATTGTTTCTTTGTTGGAAAACATGGGTTTTAATTGGATTACCTGGAGCAAATTCTGCACATCTAATTTGAGATTCTCAGTTTTGATTAATGGCACAATTTCTTGTTTCTCCTAGTGTTCTATATGTTTGAGGCAAAGGAATCAATTGGAAAATATGGGTTTTGGTCAAAGATGGATTACTCGGATGAAATTCTGCTTATCTACTTTGAGATTCTCAGTTTTGACTAATGGCTtgcattaaatttttaagttcATATATATAGAGTCTTTCATCCAGTAATAATGGATATTGTGTTAGACAAAGCTAAAAGAATCAAGCAAAGAACATGATCTGGGGATACCTTCATCCAACCTTTTCACCAAATCCAGGTAGGTCTCTCCTAATGATGAATTTTGTTCATCAGTAGTCATTTTTGCCTCTGGATACTCTGACAGGACCTTCAAGATAAAATTTAGGAGAGCAATGTAAGGATAATAAGTAGGACATATAGACATGAGATGCAACCATGCACCACTTTcagaaaaggagaaaagcaGAAATGACTATTATTAAGTAATCAAAGACCTGCACATTGGCATACCTCCCCATACCTGCTTCAACTGGAAGGATAGCAAATTCTTCAGTTTGTCCCAATCATGCCTAAAATACAACAGATGCAACATGACAACCTTGATGCACAGCAAGTAATTACATCTCTGACTAGTATTAGTAAATTGACTTTCACATTTTCACATCAGTACACAAAAGTTGAACACCACCACCAtacccacacacacacacacacacagagggTCAGGGATGACCTACATATATCATGCAGTGATCCACTGGGCTATGTATGAATATAAACTGGTATTATAACCAGTTATCAGCTTGAGATAAATGTAACAGAACTAACAAAGCTTTAACACTTCTATGTCATatatttgttattatcaaaatagaagaaaaggcATAGTTCCTAATTGGTCAGaggaaaaattatttctttggAAACCTAAACTAGAGCAGTGAGGCTCATGAGAATTAAGAAGTTTAGCATCAAAAGAGTACCCTTGTAGTTTGTTAgatcctttcttttctttattacgagtcccccttttttttcttttttctttttttttcttttctttttttttgataggcaaacaaagtaagaatattatatagaaagtGCCTAGGATGTATGCAATGGATGTCAAAAGACGTGGCCAAAAAATAGGGAACACAAAAAACTACTCCCCTAGCAAAAAACTcaatcaatcaacaaaatcaattaaagacaACTTTTTTACTATACACAATTTAATCCACAAGAAGATATtgacttatcaaaaaaaataaaattaatccacAAGAAGATATTGCCAAGAAAAGTGCCTCTGAGGCTTTGATCACTTCTCATTTTTAAATGACCTTcaattcccttttttctttttcttttttttcccatgtTGTCCAAAAACTACATAAGGGGACAATCTCCACTAGTCATGCCAACCTAAGAGGGTCTTCTCTTTGACCATACAAGAATTAACCTAGGAAACACCCAACAAAGAGAACAACTACCATAAAACCCTTGGCTTGACACAATGAAAGAGGATGTGATCATGGATTCTTCCTTGCATATGCAAAGAAAGCATCTGCAAACCATCCACTATCCTCTTCTTTAAACCTGATCTAAGGTCAACACCTTAACTAACTAGCCTCCTAAGCAAAAAAGAGCCTAAGATGGAACTAGGAACTCCAAATTATTCCCAATGTAAAAGGAATTGAACAACTTGGCTCTAAGACAACATAAAAGGCTTTGAGGAAGAATCCTCCATTACAGGAATCCATCTAAACCATCCTATCCTCACTTTTCTTATTTGCTGACTTCCCTTAATAATCATTCAAATGGTTGGACAAACAGGGATTCCAATGGCCCCCTTCACAAGTTTGGTCCCATAAGTCTACCATCCATGCCTCTTTCTAAACGTTTAAGGCATATGATGATAGGAATGAAACACACAAAGGCTCCTCGCCTCACCACACTACTTGTCCTTCCAAAAACTTCACCCTCCTCCCATTACCCACAAAAGCTCTATTCTTTTTGTAACGCAACCTCCTTATGTATCTCTCACATCACAAAAGGTCCAACCCCTTTCTAGCTCTCTATATTTACCACTTAAAACTTCCTAGAGCGCTTCCCTTTAAGAAGCATAACACCACCTCCACTTGCAAAGTAGGGGTTTACTAAGCAAAGTGAGGCATCTAACGCCCAAAACCCACCCTTTTCCTCTCATCTATGCAAACAATCAAGCTCTTCGCTAGATGTGGTTTTTTCTTTAAAGCCTTACCTCCccataggaaatctctttgaatcttcttCAGCCTCAATCTAACTGTATTTGAGATGCTGAAAAAGGACATAAAATAGATAGGCAAATTGGATAATGTGCTTCGTGTCAAAGTCAACTTCCCCCCTTTTGAGATAAATTCTATTTTCCACATTGAAAGCTTTTTTCGAAACtgctcttcc
It encodes:
- the LOC117933837 gene encoding serine/threonine-protein phosphatase 4 regulatory subunit 2 isoform X2 translates to MEISSENLQDSTISSNDADQNHDSVVPVLLNHGSTESDQDIPEEEGRGILEVMASTGKFWHDWDKLKNLLSFQLKQVLSEYPEAKMTTDEQNSSLGETYLDLVKRLDEVLLSFIEGPPFTLQRLCEILLDAQSIYPYLSKLALALEKNLLVTSTLAICTDPYPPTLVQKPDEPPEKGSEEPVQHHDLVQNGVEAEPTQGDKDEIMTEVEEADIEEDMTIDMEALEEIVVGSSETNSTPPTNS
- the LOC117933837 gene encoding serine/threonine-protein phosphatase 4 regulatory subunit 2 isoform X1 produces the protein MSGLSHLFFPFAFSACKRLCRRKSQSYGYTCSDQYCVLVLTVGGLLMEISSENLQDSTISSNDADQNHDSVVPVLLNHGSTESDQDIPEEEGRGILEVMASTGKFWHDWDKLKNLLSFQLKQVLSEYPEAKMTTDEQNSSLGETYLDLVKRLDEVLLSFIEGPPFTLQRLCEILLDAQSIYPYLSKLALALEKNLLVTSTLAICTDPYPPTLVQKPDEPPEKGSEEPVQHHDLVQNGVEAEPTQGDKDEIMTEVEEADIEEDMTIDMEALEEIVVGSSETNSTPPTNS